One segment of Egibacteraceae bacterium DNA contains the following:
- a CDS encoding SCO6880 family protein, with product MVHRVRADPARTWGFGTSARQRRAWHDAAQREEDLVEGRTVYRVVWLVTVTATTPAELETAVGQVEAAARRCSLELRRLSGTQRQGFAFTLPLCRGAR from the coding sequence GTGGTCCACCGAGTCCGAGCAGACCCTGCGCGCACGTGGGGGTTTGGGACCTCCGCCCGGCAGCGGCGCGCCTGGCACGACGCCGCCCAGCGCGAGGAGGACCTGGTGGAGGGCCGCACGGTGTACCGGGTCGTGTGGCTGGTGACCGTCACCGCCACCACCCCGGCCGAGCTCGAGACCGCGGTCGGTCAGGTCGAGGCAGCCGCCCGGCGCTGCTCGCTGGAGCTGCGCCGGCTGTCGGGGACCCAACGCCAAGGCTTCGCGTTCACGCTGCCGCTGTGCAGAGGCGCCCGGTGA